The proteins below come from a single Candidatus Binataceae bacterium genomic window:
- the rimM gene encoding ribosome maturation factor RimM (Essential for efficient processing of 16S rRNA) — protein sequence MVGSHGLRGALRVRLDNPDSDLSHLQRCFVREQGAMPRAMRVLEVSPAGAGALRMVLEGVETIEAAQAMRGQVLYIAKDDLPPLSEGEFYYFAIMGFEVLTVAGEPLGRIAEVFSNGAHEVWVVRGERGEILIPVVDEVVVALQPDHQRAIIQPLAGLLD from the coding sequence GTGGTTGGTAGTCATGGGCTGCGCGGAGCGCTGCGAGTCCGGCTTGACAATCCCGACAGCGACCTCAGTCATCTGCAACGCTGTTTTGTCCGCGAGCAAGGCGCGATGCCGCGTGCGATGCGCGTGCTTGAGGTTTCGCCGGCCGGGGCCGGAGCTTTGCGGATGGTGCTGGAAGGAGTCGAGACTATAGAAGCGGCCCAGGCGATGCGCGGCCAAGTGCTGTATATCGCCAAAGATGACTTGCCACCTCTCAGTGAAGGCGAATTCTACTACTTCGCGATAATGGGCTTTGAGGTGCTGACCGTCGCCGGCGAACCGCTCGGTCGGATAGCCGAGGTCTTTTCCAACGGTGCCCATGAAGTTTGGGTGGTGCGGGGCGAGCGTGGCGAAATCCTGATTCCGGTGGTCGACGAAGTAGTCGTTGCGCTGCAGCCCGACCACCAGCGCGCCATCATCCAGCCGCTCGCCGGTCTCCTGGACTGA
- a CDS encoding KH domain-containing protein produces the protein MKDLVLFLAKHLVNNPDAVEVKETQGDTASVLELRVAKEDLGRIIGKQGRTAKSIRTILNAVASRTNRKVVLEIIEEK, from the coding sequence ATGAAGGATCTAGTCCTATTCTTGGCAAAGCACTTGGTTAACAACCCCGACGCGGTCGAGGTCAAAGAGACGCAGGGGGATACGGCCTCGGTCTTGGAATTGCGAGTTGCCAAGGAAGACCTCGGACGGATTATCGGCAAGCAAGGCCGCACCGCCAAATCTATTCGGACTATTCTGAACGCGGTAGCCTCGCGCACCAACCGCAAGGTTGTGCTCGAAATCATTGAAGAAAAATAG
- the rpsP gene encoding 30S ribosomal protein S16, giving the protein MALVIRLRRQGARKQAFFRIVVAESNAPRDGRCVDQIGTYDPGVNPPKVNVKADRLERWLKAGALPSATVANLLHAPKAAPTA; this is encoded by the coding sequence ATGGCGTTAGTGATCCGCTTGCGCCGCCAGGGCGCGCGCAAACAGGCGTTTTTCCGTATTGTCGTGGCCGAGTCCAACGCGCCGCGTGACGGCCGCTGCGTGGACCAGATTGGCACCTACGATCCCGGCGTCAACCCGCCCAAGGTCAACGTCAAGGCCGACCGCCTGGAACGTTGGCTCAAGGCCGGGGCGCTGCCGAGCGCGACCGTGGCCAACCTGCTACACGCCCCCAAAGCAGCCCCCACGGCCTAA
- the ffh gene encoding signal recognition particle protein: MFETLSDRLEGVFKKLRGQGRITERNIEEAVREVRLALLEADVNLKVVRQFIEHVTRKALGQEVLRSLSPEQHLIRFVANELREVMGGSARELDLKVKPPVKIMLVGLQGSGKTTSLAKLARWLKVERKRRPLLASVDVYRPAAMEQLRVLGRQIEVPVVESHEGQEPIEIATNALNRADVGGFDVLLLDTAGRLQIDNEMMDEVARLQTVLRPHHTLLVADAMTGQEAASVAQGFHERLKLSGVILTKLDSDARGGAALSVRAVTGAPILFAAMGERLEAFEIFHPDRLASRILGMGDVLTLIEKAQQTYDQKQAKELERKFKKNEFTLEDFAQQMLAIQKMGSLGDLLGMIPGFKKIAGQVDSEQAQQEMARIKAIIDSMTKQERRNHLLLNGSRRARIAAGSGTSVAEINRFMKQFEQTRKMMKKVARGGVGHSVPRGFGLGG, translated from the coding sequence ATGTTTGAGACCTTAAGCGATCGGCTCGAAGGCGTCTTCAAAAAGCTGCGCGGGCAGGGGCGAATCACCGAGCGCAACATCGAAGAGGCGGTACGCGAGGTGCGCTTGGCTTTACTCGAAGCCGACGTCAACCTCAAGGTCGTCCGCCAGTTTATCGAACACGTCACCCGCAAGGCCTTGGGGCAGGAGGTGCTGCGCTCGCTCAGCCCTGAGCAGCACCTGATCAGATTCGTTGCCAACGAATTGCGCGAGGTAATGGGCGGCAGCGCGCGCGAGCTCGACCTGAAGGTCAAGCCTCCGGTCAAAATAATGCTGGTGGGGCTGCAGGGTTCGGGCAAGACCACTTCGCTAGCCAAACTGGCGCGGTGGTTGAAGGTCGAGCGCAAGCGTCGTCCGCTGTTGGCCTCGGTGGACGTTTATCGGCCGGCCGCGATGGAGCAGTTGCGGGTGCTGGGACGGCAAATCGAGGTTCCCGTCGTCGAGAGTCACGAGGGGCAGGAGCCAATCGAAATCGCCACCAACGCTCTCAATCGTGCGGACGTTGGCGGGTTTGATGTGCTCCTGCTGGATACCGCCGGCCGACTTCAAATTGATAACGAAATGATGGACGAAGTGGCGCGGTTGCAAACCGTGCTGCGCCCCCATCATACCTTGTTGGTCGCCGACGCGATGACCGGGCAGGAAGCCGCCAGTGTGGCCCAGGGTTTCCACGAGCGGCTTAAATTGTCTGGGGTGATCCTGACCAAGCTTGACTCTGACGCGCGCGGGGGCGCCGCGCTGTCGGTGCGGGCGGTTACCGGGGCACCGATCCTGTTTGCGGCGATGGGAGAGCGGCTGGAAGCCTTCGAAATATTCCATCCAGATCGCCTCGCCTCGCGTATTCTTGGAATGGGCGACGTCCTGACTCTGATCGAAAAGGCGCAACAGACCTATGATCAGAAGCAGGCCAAGGAGCTGGAACGCAAGTTCAAGAAGAATGAATTCACCCTGGAAGACTTTGCCCAGCAGATGCTGGCGATCCAAAAGATGGGTTCATTGGGGGATCTGCTTGGGATGATTCCTGGTTTCAAGAAGATTGCCGGTCAGGTAGATTCCGAGCAGGCGCAGCAGGAAATGGCCCGGATCAAAGCGATTATCGATTCCATGACCAAGCAGGAGCGTCGCAACCATCTGCTGCTCAACGGCTCCCGCCGGGCCCGTATCGCGGCTGGCAGCGGGACCTCGGTGGCCGAGATCAATCGCTTCATGAAGCAGTTTGAACAGACCCGCAAAATGATGAAAAAAGTTGCTCGGGGCGGGGTCGGGCACAGCGTCCCACGCGGCTTTGGGCTAGGAGGTTAG
- a CDS encoding CoA pyrophosphatase, whose translation MVTGYESQLEGLRRRLLDAESIDALEPQACVRAAVMVPLLVAAGELELLFIRRSEQLSSHRGQVAFPGGRLEACDKNLLATALREAEEEVALSPRAVTVLGRLSTVRTNTTGFLVTPFVGLIQSATQLRADEREVAEIFTVPLSSLADPALRGEHNWESQGARRAFPAILYQSKVIWGLTLRITEELLDLLSHAP comes from the coding sequence GTGGTTACCGGATACGAAAGTCAACTCGAAGGCCTGCGCCGGCGTTTGCTGGACGCCGAATCGATCGACGCACTAGAGCCGCAAGCGTGTGTGCGGGCGGCCGTGATGGTGCCGCTTTTAGTGGCCGCGGGCGAGCTCGAACTGCTCTTCATCCGACGTTCCGAGCAGCTTTCCAGCCATCGAGGCCAGGTCGCGTTTCCCGGCGGCCGGCTCGAGGCCTGCGACAAAAACCTGCTGGCGACGGCGCTGCGCGAAGCGGAAGAAGAAGTTGCCCTCAGCCCGCGCGCGGTGACCGTGCTGGGTCGTCTTAGCACCGTGCGTACGAATACCACCGGTTTTCTGGTCACCCCGTTTGTCGGTTTGATCCAATCCGCGACCCAGTTGCGGGCCGATGAGCGCGAAGTGGCCGAGATTTTCACCGTTCCGCTATCCAGCCTAGCCGATCCTGCCCTGCGCGGGGAGCATAATTGGGAAAGCCAGGGGGCGCGGCGGGCATTTCCAGCCATCCTCTACCAAAGCAAAGTCATTTGGGGCTTGACCCTGCGGATTACCGAGGAATTGCTCGACTTGCTGTCGCACGCGCCGTAA